Proteins from a genomic interval of Brassica napus cultivar Da-Ae unplaced genomic scaffold, Da-Ae ScsIHWf_2554;HRSCAF=3300, whole genome shotgun sequence:
- the LOC125601413 gene encoding photosystem II protein D1: MTAILERRESESLWGRFCNWITSTENRLYIGWFGVLMIPTLLTATSVFIIAFIAAPPVDIDGIREPVSGSLLYGNNIISGAIIPTSAAIGLHFYPIWEAASVDEWLYNGGPYELIVLHFLLGVACYMGREWELSFRLGMRPWIAVAYSAPVAAATAVFLIYPIGQGSFSDGMPLGISGTFNFMIVFQAEHNILMHPFHMLGVAGVFGGSLFSAMHGSLVTSSLIRETTENESANEGYRFGQEEETYNIVAAHGYFGRLIFQYASFNNSRSLHFFLAAWPVVGIWFTALGISTMAFNLNGFNFNQSVVDSQGRVINTWADIINRANLGMEVMHERNAHNFPLDLAAVEAPSING, from the coding sequence ATGACTGCAATTTTAGAGAGACGCGAAAGCGAAAGCCTATGGGGTCGCTTCTGTAACTGGATAACTAGTACTGAAAACCGTCTTTACATTGGAtggtttggtgttttgatgatCCCTACCTTATTGACCGCAACTTCCGTTTTTATTATCGCATTCATTGCTGCTCCTCCAGTAGATATTGATGGTATTCGTGAACCTGTTTCTGGATCTCTTCTTTACGGAAACAATATTATTTCAGGTGCCATTATTCCTACTTCTGCAGCTATTGGTTTGCATTTTTACCCGATCTGGGAAGCTGCATCCGTTGATGAATGGCTATACAACGGTGGTCCTTATGAACTAATTGTTCTACACTTTTTACTTGGTGTAGCTTGTTATATGGGTCGTGAGTGGGAACTTAGTTTCCGTCTGGGTATGCGTCCTTGGATTGCTGTTGCATATTCAGCTCCTGTTGCAGCTGCTACTGCTGTTTTCTTGATCTACCCAATTGGTCAAGGAAGTTTTTCTGATGGTATGCCTCTAGGAATCTCTGGTACTTTCAACTTTATGATTGTATTCCAGGCTGAGCACAACATTCTTATGCACCCATTTCACATGTTAGGTGTAGCTGGTGTATTCGGCGGCTCCCTATTTAGTGCTATGCATGGTTCTTTGGTAACTTCTAGTTTGATCAGGGAAACCACAGAAAATGAATCTGCTAATGAAGGTTACAGATTcggtcaagaagaagaaacttacaACATTGTAGCTGCTCACGGTTATTTTGGCCGATTGATCTTCCAATATGCTAGTTTCAACAATTCTCGTTCTTTACATTTCTTCTTAGCGGCTTGGCCGGTAGTAGGTATTTGGTTTACTGCTTTAGGTATTAGTACTATGGCTTTCAACCTAAATGGTTTCAATTTCAACCAATCAGTAGTTGATAGTCAAGGACGTGTTATTAATACTTGGGCTGATATTATTAACCGTGCTAACCTTGGTATGGAAGTTATGCATGAACGTAATGCTCACAACTTCCCTCTAGACCTAGCTGCTGTTGAGGCTCCATCTATAAATGGATAA